A section of the Streptomyces sp. V3I8 genome encodes:
- a CDS encoding SDR family NAD(P)-dependent oxidoreductase, protein MGRLDGRVVVVTGAARGQGEQEARLFVAEGARVVLADVLDEQGKALAEELGARARYVHLDVGREDDWAAAVAVAKDAFGKVDGLVNNAGILRFNALVDTPLEEFLQIVRVNQVGVFLGIKTLAPEIGAAGGGTVVNTASYTGLTGMAYVGAYSATKHAIVGLTRVAALELAAKGIRVNAVCPGAIDTAMSNPALLDPVADPGAGSEAVARFYRKLVPLGRIGRAEEVARLALFLSCDESSYVTGQPFVIDGGWLAGVSAP, encoded by the coding sequence ATGGGTCGGTTGGACGGGCGGGTCGTGGTGGTCACCGGGGCGGCCCGGGGGCAGGGCGAGCAGGAGGCCCGGCTCTTCGTCGCGGAAGGGGCGCGGGTGGTGCTCGCCGATGTGCTGGACGAGCAGGGAAAGGCCCTTGCCGAGGAACTGGGCGCCCGCGCCCGGTACGTCCACCTCGACGTGGGCCGGGAGGACGACTGGGCGGCCGCGGTGGCGGTCGCCAAGGACGCGTTCGGCAAGGTCGACGGGCTCGTCAACAACGCCGGCATCCTGCGCTTCAACGCCCTCGTCGACACCCCTCTCGAAGAGTTCCTGCAGATCGTGCGCGTCAACCAGGTCGGCGTCTTCCTCGGCATCAAGACCCTGGCCCCCGAGATCGGGGCGGCCGGCGGCGGGACCGTCGTCAACACCGCCTCGTACACCGGGCTCACCGGCATGGCGTACGTCGGCGCGTACAGCGCGACCAAGCACGCGATCGTCGGCCTCACGCGCGTGGCCGCGCTGGAACTGGCCGCCAAGGGCATCCGCGTCAACGCCGTCTGCCCCGGCGCGATCGACACCGCCATGAGCAATCCGGCCCTGCTCGACCCGGTGGCGGACCCCGGGGCGGGCTCGGAGGCCGTCGCCCGGTTCTACCGCAAGCTCGTCCCGCTCGGCCGCATCGGCAGGGCGGAGGAGGTGGCCCGGCTCGCCCTCTTCCTGTCCTGCGATGAGTCCTCCTACGTCACCGGCCAGCCGTTCGTGATCGACGGAGGGTGGCTGGCGGGTGTGAGCGCGCCGTGA
- a CDS encoding SDR family NAD(P)-dependent oxidoreductase, whose product MGRTIVITGAGSGFGALAARALADAGHTVYAAMRDTRGRNADRVAEAEAYAAEHEVDLRTVELDVLSQESADAAVATVLAGAGALDVLVHNAGHMVTGPTEAFTPEELAAVYDTNVLGTQRVNRAALPHLRAQEHGLVLWVGSTSTRGGTPPYLAPYFAAKAAMDALAVSYAAELARFGIETTIVVPGAFTSGTNHFATGGHPAEGTVLPAYEERYAGLMDQVAERLAALAPADAPASLVADAIVEVVGAPHGERPFRVHVDPADDGSEEVSRVADRVRAEFLTRIGLDDLLAPRSPSPATSHPGI is encoded by the coding sequence ATGGGCAGGACGATCGTCATCACAGGCGCGGGTTCCGGGTTCGGCGCGCTCGCCGCGCGGGCTCTGGCCGACGCCGGGCACACGGTCTACGCGGCGATGCGCGACACCCGCGGCCGCAACGCGGACCGGGTCGCCGAGGCCGAGGCGTACGCGGCCGAGCACGAAGTGGATCTGCGCACGGTCGAGTTGGACGTCCTCTCCCAGGAGTCCGCGGACGCCGCCGTCGCCACGGTCCTGGCCGGGGCCGGCGCGCTGGACGTGCTCGTCCACAACGCCGGCCACATGGTGACGGGCCCCACCGAGGCCTTCACCCCCGAGGAACTGGCCGCGGTGTACGACACGAACGTGCTCGGCACCCAGCGCGTCAACCGGGCCGCGCTGCCGCACCTGCGCGCCCAGGAGCACGGCCTGGTCCTGTGGGTCGGCTCGACCTCGACCAGAGGCGGCACCCCGCCCTACCTCGCGCCGTACTTCGCCGCGAAGGCCGCGATGGACGCGCTCGCGGTGTCGTACGCGGCGGAGCTGGCCCGCTTCGGCATCGAGACGACCATCGTGGTGCCGGGCGCCTTCACCTCGGGCACGAACCACTTCGCGACCGGCGGCCACCCTGCCGAAGGGACGGTCCTGCCGGCGTACGAGGAGCGGTACGCGGGCCTGATGGACCAGGTCGCCGAGCGCCTCGCCGCCCTCGCCCCGGCCGACGCCCCGGCGTCCCTGGTGGCCGACGCGATCGTCGAGGTGGTCGGCGCCCCGCACGGCGAGCGGCCCTTCCGGGTCCACGTCGACCCGGCGGACGACGGGTCGGAAGAGGTCAGCCGGGTCGCGGACCGCGTCCGCGCGGAGTTCCTGACGCGGATAGGCCTGGACGATCTGCTCGCCCCGCGTTCCCCCTCCCCGGCCACCTCCCACCCCGGCATATGA
- a CDS encoding amidohydrolase family protein, which produces METFPKIISVDDHTVEPPHVWRDRLPSRYQDEGPRVVRAPLKEMTFLGGKFAPVMGGSGDDGPIGDWWVYEDLHRPLTRLDTAVGYDRDEIKLEIITYEQMRPGSYDVPRRLADMDVNHVQSALCFPTFPRFCGQTFTEAKDRELGLLCVRAYNDWTVEEWCGPAARGRLIPLTLVPLWDARLAAQEVRRNASRGVRAVAFSEIPPHLGLPSVHTDEWDPFLAACDETGTVIAMHIGSSSRMPSTSADAPPAVGSTITFANCCFSMVDWLMSGKFERFPNLRVMYAEGQIGWIPYILERADVVWAENRAWGGVADKVHRPPSELFAEHVYGCFFDDAFGLRNLDAIGAGNVLYETDYPHSDSTWPESRQVGEAQMGHLDADVVDRIVRRNAIDLLGLTRDGLWAGAESRP; this is translated from the coding sequence ATGGAGACCTTCCCGAAGATCATCTCGGTGGACGACCACACGGTGGAGCCCCCCCACGTCTGGCGGGACCGGCTCCCGTCGAGGTACCAGGACGAGGGGCCGCGCGTCGTACGCGCCCCGCTGAAGGAAATGACCTTCCTGGGCGGCAAGTTCGCTCCCGTCATGGGCGGCTCCGGCGACGACGGGCCCATCGGCGACTGGTGGGTCTACGAGGACCTCCACCGCCCGCTCACCCGTCTCGACACCGCCGTCGGGTACGACAGGGACGAGATCAAGCTCGAGATCATCACGTACGAGCAGATGCGCCCGGGCTCGTACGACGTCCCGCGGCGCCTGGCCGACATGGACGTCAACCACGTGCAGTCCGCCCTCTGCTTCCCGACCTTCCCCCGGTTCTGCGGCCAGACCTTCACCGAGGCGAAGGACCGCGAGCTGGGGCTGCTCTGCGTGCGGGCCTACAACGACTGGACGGTCGAGGAGTGGTGCGGCCCCGCGGCCCGGGGCCGGCTGATACCGCTCACGCTCGTCCCGCTGTGGGACGCGCGGCTCGCCGCGCAGGAGGTGCGGCGCAACGCCTCGCGCGGCGTACGGGCCGTCGCCTTCTCCGAGATACCCCCGCACCTCGGACTGCCCTCCGTCCACACGGACGAGTGGGATCCGTTCCTCGCCGCCTGCGACGAGACCGGCACGGTGATCGCCATGCACATCGGGTCGAGCAGCCGGATGCCCTCCACCTCCGCGGACGCGCCGCCCGCCGTCGGCTCCACCATCACTTTCGCCAACTGCTGCTTCTCGATGGTCGACTGGCTGATGAGCGGCAAGTTCGAGCGCTTCCCGAACCTCAGGGTGATGTACGCGGAGGGGCAGATCGGCTGGATCCCCTACATCCTGGAACGCGCGGACGTCGTCTGGGCGGAGAACCGCGCCTGGGGCGGCGTCGCGGACAAGGTCCACCGCCCGCCCTCCGAGCTCTTCGCCGAGCACGTGTACGGCTGCTTCTTCGACGACGCCTTCGGGCTGCGGAACCTGGACGCCATCGGCGCCGGGAACGTCCTCTACGAGACCGACTATCCGCACTCCGACTCCACCTGGCCCGAGTCGCGCCAGGTCGGCGAGGCCCAGATGGGCCACCTGGACGCCGACGTCGTCGACCGGATCGTCCGCCGCAACGCGATCGACCTCCTCGGTCTGACGCGGGACGGCCTGTGGGCGGGGGCGGAGTCCCGCCCCTGA
- a CDS encoding SDR family oxidoreductase — MTEQTATGNPTRVAIVTGGSRGIGRESAERLAADGFAVVVNFAGNRTEADKAVGAITEAGGRAIAHRADVAEETEVAALFDAAESAFGGVDVVVHAAGVMTLAPLVDTDLDALDRMHRTNIRGTFVVDQQAARRLRAGGAILNFSSSVLALALPGYAGYAATKGAVEAMTLILAREMRGRDITVNAVAPGPTATALFLDGKDDETIARMAAQPPLERLGTPRDIAEVVSFLAGPAARWVNGQVLRANGGIA; from the coding sequence ATGACCGAGCAGACAGCCACCGGAAACCCCACCCGCGTCGCGATCGTCACCGGCGGATCCCGGGGAATCGGCCGCGAGAGCGCGGAGCGGCTGGCGGCCGACGGATTCGCCGTCGTCGTGAACTTCGCGGGCAACCGGACCGAGGCGGACAAGGCGGTCGGCGCGATCACCGAGGCCGGCGGCCGGGCGATCGCCCACCGGGCCGACGTGGCCGAAGAGACCGAGGTCGCGGCACTCTTCGACGCCGCGGAGTCGGCCTTCGGCGGGGTCGACGTCGTCGTGCACGCGGCCGGCGTCATGACGCTGGCCCCGCTGGTCGACACCGACCTCGACGCCCTGGACCGCATGCACCGCACCAACATCCGCGGCACCTTCGTCGTCGACCAGCAGGCCGCGCGCCGGCTGCGCGCGGGCGGCGCGATCCTCAACTTCTCCAGCTCCGTACTGGCCCTGGCCCTCCCTGGCTACGCGGGATACGCGGCCACGAAGGGCGCCGTCGAGGCCATGACCCTGATCCTGGCCCGCGAGATGCGCGGCCGGGACATCACCGTCAACGCCGTGGCCCCCGGCCCGACCGCCACCGCCCTGTTCCTGGACGGCAAGGACGACGAGACGATCGCGCGGATGGCGGCCCAGCCGCCGCTGGAGCGCCTCGGCACGCCCCGCGACATAGCCGAGGTCGTGTCCTTCCTGGCGGGCCCGGCCGCCCGCTGGGTCAACGGCCAGGTGCTCCGCGCCAACGGCGGCATCGCCTGA
- a CDS encoding LLM class F420-dependent oxidoreductase: protein MQVLPEGRLVYGMQLPVQSQSTLYAEAWEADAGPDDLVEIARTADGSGFAYLASCDHVAVPRRLARAMSTVWYDPVATLAFLAGVTARVRLLSHVAVVGLRHPLVTAKQYATLDHLSGGRLLLGVGAGHVQEEFEALGVDFERRGAVLDECVDALRAALGPDEFPSHHGKLYDFEGLGQRPRPAQERVPVWVGGSSPAAVRRAAVKGDGWLPQGDPRERLPAQIDRIGRLREEAGVTGPFTVGAITEPLYVGRPGWAVGRRTVCGAPEVIAESLRAYRDMGVHQIQVRFRSRSRSELTDQMAAFGVGVAPLLG from the coding sequence ATGCAGGTCCTGCCCGAAGGGCGACTGGTGTACGGGATGCAGTTGCCGGTCCAGTCGCAGAGCACCCTCTACGCCGAGGCGTGGGAGGCCGACGCCGGTCCGGACGATCTCGTGGAGATCGCCCGGACCGCCGACGGCTCCGGCTTCGCCTACCTCGCGAGCTGCGACCACGTCGCCGTCCCGCGCAGGCTCGCCCGGGCGATGAGCACCGTCTGGTACGACCCCGTCGCCACTCTCGCCTTCCTCGCCGGGGTCACCGCGCGCGTGCGGCTGCTCAGCCACGTCGCGGTCGTCGGACTGCGCCACCCCCTCGTCACCGCCAAGCAGTACGCGACCCTCGACCACCTGAGCGGGGGCCGCCTGCTCCTGGGGGTCGGCGCCGGACACGTACAGGAGGAGTTCGAGGCGCTCGGGGTGGACTTCGAGCGGCGCGGGGCCGTGCTGGACGAGTGCGTCGACGCGCTGCGGGCCGCGCTGGGCCCCGACGAGTTCCCCTCCCACCACGGGAAGCTGTACGACTTCGAAGGGCTCGGCCAGCGACCGCGCCCCGCGCAGGAACGGGTGCCGGTGTGGGTCGGCGGGTCCTCGCCCGCCGCCGTGCGGCGGGCCGCGGTCAAGGGGGACGGGTGGCTGCCGCAGGGGGACCCGCGGGAGCGGCTGCCCGCGCAGATCGACCGGATCGGGCGACTGCGGGAGGAGGCCGGGGTGACCGGCCCGTTCACCGTCGGCGCGATCACCGAGCCGCTGTACGTGGGGCGGCCCGGGTGGGCCGTGGGGCGCCGCACGGTCTGCGGCGCGCCCGAGGTGATCGCCGAGTCGTTGCGGGCGTACCGGGACATGGGGGTCCACCAGATCCAGGTGCGCTTCCGGTCGCGGAGCCGCAGCGAACTGACGGACCAGATGGCGGCGTTCGGGGTCGGGGTCGCTCCGCTCCTCGGATAG
- a CDS encoding aldehyde dehydrogenase family protein gives MSDGQRLFIGGSWVEPDGGHYEVIDPATEESVGAAPEASRDQVHAAAGAAREAFRSWSRTPPEERAAVLDRAATAIRRNLVPYAELAQAETGATTGTARGMQVGVGAARFRRYARVEPVEEPLPPQVNEAGPFGGAAVLGALAVRRPVGVVACITSYNNPWANPAGKIAPALAMGNTVVVKPAPQDPLSVYRMAEALEAAGVPPGVVNVVSGARGEVGEAAVDSPDVDMVSFTGSTAVGRRIAEVCGRGMKRQLMELGGKGAAIVFEDADLESAVRGIGTTFSFYSGQICTAPTRVLAHRPIHDRLVSRLAAYAAHLRVGDPRDPDTIVGPLISAAHRDRVESYVELARKEGARVVTGGERPPLARGFYVAPTLLADCAGSMRVVREEIFGPVVVVLPFDDEEEAVALADDSEYGLIDYVWSGDAARAFRVAGRLRAGGVGINTVGRNMEAPFGGFKQSGVGRDVGSYALRAYSELQSLVWQA, from the coding sequence GTGAGCGACGGACAGCGGCTGTTCATCGGCGGATCGTGGGTGGAGCCGGACGGCGGCCACTACGAGGTGATCGACCCGGCGACCGAGGAGAGTGTCGGGGCGGCCCCGGAGGCCTCGCGCGACCAGGTGCACGCGGCGGCGGGCGCGGCCCGCGAGGCCTTCCGGTCCTGGTCGCGCACGCCTCCCGAGGAACGGGCCGCCGTCCTCGACCGGGCGGCCACCGCGATCCGGCGCAACCTCGTCCCGTACGCGGAACTGGCGCAGGCGGAGACCGGCGCGACCACCGGTACCGCGCGCGGGATGCAGGTGGGGGTCGGGGCGGCCCGGTTCCGGCGCTACGCGCGCGTGGAGCCCGTCGAGGAGCCGCTGCCCCCGCAGGTCAACGAGGCGGGCCCGTTCGGCGGGGCGGCCGTTCTCGGCGCCCTCGCCGTACGCCGGCCGGTCGGCGTGGTCGCCTGCATCACCTCGTACAACAACCCCTGGGCGAACCCGGCGGGCAAGATCGCGCCGGCTCTCGCGATGGGCAACACGGTCGTCGTGAAACCCGCCCCGCAGGACCCGCTCTCCGTGTACCGGATGGCCGAGGCGCTGGAGGCGGCGGGCGTGCCACCGGGCGTCGTGAACGTCGTCAGCGGTGCGCGGGGGGAGGTCGGTGAGGCGGCCGTCGACTCGCCCGACGTGGACATGGTGAGCTTCACCGGCTCCACCGCCGTCGGCCGGCGCATCGCCGAGGTGTGCGGGCGCGGCATGAAACGGCAGCTGATGGAGCTGGGCGGAAAGGGTGCGGCGATCGTCTTCGAGGACGCGGACCTGGAGTCGGCGGTACGGGGGATCGGGACCACCTTCTCCTTCTACAGCGGCCAGATCTGCACGGCCCCGACACGGGTGCTCGCACACCGGCCGATCCACGACCGTCTGGTGTCCCGGCTCGCGGCCTACGCGGCCCACCTGCGGGTCGGGGACCCGCGGGACCCGGACACGATCGTCGGCCCGCTGATCTCGGCGGCCCACCGGGACCGGGTCGAGTCCTACGTCGAACTGGCCCGTAAGGAGGGCGCGCGGGTGGTGACGGGCGGCGAACGCCCACCCCTGGCGCGGGGCTTCTACGTGGCGCCCACGCTCCTGGCGGACTGCGCCGGCTCCATGCGGGTGGTCCGCGAGGAGATCTTCGGCCCGGTCGTGGTGGTCCTCCCCTTCGACGACGAGGAGGAGGCCGTCGCCCTGGCCGACGACAGCGAGTACGGCCTGATCGACTACGTCTGGTCGGGCGACGCGGCCCGCGCCTTCCGCGTCGCGGGCCGCCTGCGCGCGGGGGGCGTCGGCATCAACACGGTGGGCCGCAACATGGAGGCCCCGTTCGGCGGCTTCAAACAGAGCGGAGTGGGCCGGGACGTGGGCTCGTACGCCCTGCGCGCGTACTCGGAACTCCAGTCACTGGTCTGGCAGGCCTGA
- a CDS encoding amidohydrolase family protein, which translates to MLDHLIRGARIVDGSGGAAFVADVGIRDGRIAVIRAVGDAGDAGGAGDAGEGRDAGEGARTSEDARGLVLAPGFVDPHTHYDAQLFWDPYATPSLNHGVTTVAGGNCGFTLAPLNPSRPGDADYTRRMMSKVEGMSLIALEEGAPWSWHGFGEYLDALEGRIAVNAGFMVGHCALRRHVMGPDAVGGQPSDEQLDAIVRLAHEAMDAGAWGFSTTQSSTHSDGDGQPVASRHARPAELLALSRAVGEHEGTQIEAIVAGCLDQFSDAEIDLFAQMSAAAGRPLNWNVLTIDAAVPERVPRQLSASERARKAGGRVVALTMPILTPMNMSLGTFCALNLIPGWGEVLGLPVPERIARLRDPGVRADMLRRAGSKEAGVFRRLADFGRYVVGDTYSPENEGLTGRVVRDIAAERGQEPFECLVGICANDGLRTVLWPMPPDNDPASWALRQETWRHEDVLLGGSDAGAHLDRMCGAPYTTRFLGDCLRGRKLVPLEQAVKMLTDDPARLFGLRERGRIAEGFHADLVLFDPDRIDAGKATLVHDLPGDSPRLDSKAIGVRAVWVNGVESIRDDVVTGAVPGKVLRSGRDTRTVSTW; encoded by the coding sequence GTGCTTGACCATCTGATCAGGGGCGCGCGGATCGTCGACGGGTCGGGCGGGGCCGCCTTCGTCGCCGACGTGGGCATCCGGGACGGACGGATCGCCGTCATCAGGGCCGTCGGGGATGCCGGGGACGCCGGTGGGGCCGGAGACGCCGGTGAAGGCAGGGACGCCGGTGAGGGCGCGCGGACGAGTGAGGACGCGCGCGGGCTCGTCCTCGCGCCCGGGTTCGTGGACCCCCACACGCACTACGACGCGCAGCTCTTCTGGGACCCGTACGCGACGCCCTCGCTCAACCACGGCGTGACGACGGTCGCGGGCGGGAACTGCGGCTTCACCCTCGCCCCCCTCAACCCCTCGCGGCCCGGGGACGCCGACTACACGCGGCGGATGATGTCCAAGGTCGAGGGGATGTCCCTGATCGCGCTGGAGGAGGGGGCGCCGTGGAGCTGGCACGGCTTCGGCGAGTACCTGGACGCCCTCGAGGGACGTATCGCGGTCAACGCCGGTTTCATGGTGGGGCACTGCGCGCTGCGGCGGCACGTCATGGGACCGGACGCGGTGGGCGGACAGCCGAGCGACGAGCAACTCGACGCCATCGTCCGGCTGGCGCACGAGGCGATGGACGCCGGTGCGTGGGGATTCTCCACCACCCAGTCGTCGACCCACTCCGACGGCGACGGGCAACCGGTCGCCTCCCGGCACGCGCGGCCCGCCGAACTGCTCGCGCTGTCACGGGCGGTCGGCGAACACGAGGGCACGCAGATCGAGGCGATCGTGGCCGGGTGCCTGGACCAGTTCAGCGACGCCGAGATCGACCTGTTCGCGCAGATGAGCGCGGCGGCCGGCCGGCCCCTGAACTGGAACGTCCTGACCATCGACGCCGCGGTCCCCGAGCGCGTGCCCCGGCAGCTGTCCGCGAGCGAGCGGGCACGGAAGGCGGGCGGCCGGGTCGTCGCCCTCACCATGCCGATCCTCACCCCGATGAACATGTCGCTGGGCACCTTCTGCGCCCTCAACCTCATCCCCGGCTGGGGCGAGGTGCTCGGCCTCCCCGTGCCCGAGCGGATCGCGAGGCTCCGGGACCCCGGGGTCAGGGCCGACATGCTGCGGCGGGCCGGCTCGAAGGAGGCCGGCGTCTTCCGCCGCCTCGCCGACTTCGGGCGGTACGTCGTCGGCGACACGTACAGCCCGGAGAACGAGGGCCTGACCGGACGGGTCGTACGGGACATCGCGGCCGAGCGAGGCCAGGAACCCTTCGAGTGCCTCGTCGGGATCTGCGCCAACGACGGGCTGCGTACGGTCCTGTGGCCCATGCCGCCCGACAACGACCCCGCCTCCTGGGCCCTGCGCCAGGAGACGTGGCGGCACGAGGACGTACTGCTCGGCGGTTCGGACGCGGGCGCCCATCTGGACCGGATGTGCGGCGCCCCGTACACGACCCGGTTCCTCGGGGACTGCCTGCGCGGCCGGAAACTGGTGCCGCTGGAGCAGGCGGTGAAGATGCTCACGGACGACCCGGCCCGGCTCTTCGGACTCCGGGAGCGCGGCCGGATCGCGGAGGGTTTCCACGCGGACCTCGTGCTCTTCGACCCGGACCGGATCGACGCCGGCAAGGCCACCCTGGTGCACGACCTGCCGGGGGACAGCCCGCGCCTCGACTCGAAGGCCATCGGCGTCAGGGCCGTGTGGGTCAACGGCGTCGAGTCGATACGGGACGACGTGGTGACCGGGGCCGTACCCGGCAAGGTACTGAGGTCGGGCCGCGACACGCGCACGGTGAGTACGTGGTGA
- a CDS encoding LLM class flavin-dependent oxidoreductase, giving the protein MEFGLFVQGYVGKRAETDPLAEHKALMEETEYVIQADRSGFKYAWASEHHFLEEYSHLSANDVFLGYLAHATERIHLGSGIFNPLAQVNHPVKVAEKVAMLDHLTEGRFEFGSGRGAGSHEILGFLPGITDMNYTKEIWEETIAEFPKMWLQDEYVGFRGKHWQLPPRKILPKPYGKSHPAMWYAAGSPPSYAMAARKGLGVLGFSVQKVSDMEWVLEQYKTAVVEAEPVGDFVNDNVMVTTTAVCAPTHAEAVRIAAAGGLHYLPSLVFRYHDTFPRPEGFPVWPQTLPEYTEELIELLIAEELLICGDPDEVLTQCKRWEQAGADQLSFGLPVGVPKEETLQTIRLIGEHVVPKIDTDPVHRTTRFRGAV; this is encoded by the coding sequence GTGGAATTCGGGCTCTTTGTACAGGGGTACGTGGGCAAGCGGGCCGAGACCGATCCGCTCGCCGAGCACAAGGCGCTGATGGAGGAGACCGAGTACGTCATCCAGGCGGACAGGTCCGGCTTCAAGTACGCCTGGGCGTCCGAGCACCACTTCCTGGAGGAGTACTCGCACCTCTCCGCGAACGACGTCTTCCTCGGCTACCTGGCGCACGCGACCGAGCGGATCCACCTGGGGTCCGGCATCTTCAACCCGCTCGCCCAGGTCAACCACCCGGTGAAGGTCGCCGAGAAGGTCGCCATGCTCGACCATCTCACCGAGGGCCGCTTCGAGTTCGGCAGCGGACGCGGGGCCGGCTCGCACGAGATCCTCGGCTTCCTCCCCGGCATCACCGACATGAATTACACCAAGGAGATCTGGGAGGAGACCATTGCCGAGTTCCCGAAGATGTGGCTCCAGGACGAGTACGTCGGGTTCCGGGGCAAGCACTGGCAGCTCCCGCCGCGCAAGATCCTGCCGAAGCCGTACGGGAAGTCGCACCCCGCCATGTGGTACGCCGCCGGGTCGCCGCCCTCGTACGCGATGGCCGCCCGCAAGGGGCTCGGGGTGCTCGGCTTCAGCGTGCAGAAGGTCTCCGACATGGAGTGGGTCCTGGAGCAGTACAAGACGGCCGTCGTCGAGGCGGAGCCGGTCGGGGACTTCGTCAACGACAACGTGATGGTGACGACGACGGCGGTCTGCGCGCCGACGCACGCCGAGGCGGTACGGATCGCCGCGGCAGGCGGGCTGCACTACCTGCCCTCGCTCGTCTTCCGCTACCACGACACGTTCCCGCGGCCCGAGGGGTTCCCCGTGTGGCCGCAGACGCTGCCCGAGTACACCGAGGAACTGATCGAACTCCTCATCGCCGAGGAGCTGCTGATCTGCGGTGATCCGGACGAGGTGCTCACGCAGTGCAAGCGGTGGGAGCAGGCCGGCGCCGACCAGCTGTCGTTCGGGCTGCCGGTCGGGGTGCCGAAGGAGGAGACGCTGCAGACGATCCGGCTGATCGGGGAGCACGTCGTCCCGAAGATCGACACGGATCCCGTGCACCGGACCACCCGGTTCCGGGGCGCTGTCTGA